In the Alphaproteobacteria bacterium genome, GCGGTAGGGCGTCAGCACGGTCAGCTCCTCCTCGATCCGGAAGCGCGCCACGCCGGTGAGCTCCAGCAGGTAACGCCCATCGCCGCTCTCGGCGAGCTGGGTGATGCGTCCGACGCAGCCGATCTTGTAGAGGTTCGGCTTCTCCTCCGGCCCAGGATGCGCCGTGTCGGGCTGGATCATGCCGATCAGGCGGTGGCGATCCGCCATCGCGTCGTCGATCATCGCGAGATAGCGCGGCTCGAAGATGTTGAGCGGCATCTGCCCGCGCGGCAGCAACAGCGCCCCGGGCAACGGAAACACCGGAATCACGTGCGGCACTTCAGCCGGTCCGCGATAGACCGCGTTCATCGGCATGCTGGTTCTCTCCGCTTGTCATGCCCCGCGCAGGCGGGGCATCCAGTAAACGCAGAATCATAGTGACACTTCGCATGCGTCACATAGGTTCGGCGTGTACTGGATCGTCCACCTTCGCGGACGATGACGCCTTCGTTACGCAAACAAAATCGACGACAGCTTGCGGCGGCCCTCGACGGTCGCCTCGTCGGCCGGTCCCCACGCTTCGAAGAACTGCACGAGCTGCTTGCGCGCGCCGTCATCGTTCCATTTGCGATCGCGCTTGACGATCTCGATCAACCGCTCGGCGGCGTCCTTGCGCCGCCCCGCCGCATTGAGCGCGACCGCAAGATCGAACCGTGCCTGGTGATCGGCCGGGTTCGCGGCGACTTTTTGTTC is a window encoding:
- a CDS encoding LON peptidase substrate-binding domain-containing protein; protein product: MPMNAVYRGPAEVPHVIPVFPLPGALLLPRGQMPLNIFEPRYLAMIDDAMADRHRLIGMIQPDTAHPGPEEKPNLYKIGCVGRITQLAESGDGRYLLELTGVARFRIEEELTVLTPYRQCRVDYSFADDFTARKGEQAVDRKALLKALAGFLKANKLNADWDGIEKAPNEALVNALAMMSPYGSADKQAMLEAPDLKTRAEILVALTEIELAKSSTEGATKLQ